From a single Apostichopus japonicus isolate 1M-3 chromosome 12, ASM3797524v1, whole genome shotgun sequence genomic region:
- the LOC139977189 gene encoding uncharacterized protein isoform X2 — MDERDHADNIKPFQNQQRWALQLEQLLNKDSGVCVKSIGRLSFSRQYKIAEGSNGAQIFIGLVDEQWPVAIKRLHQGTHSMEQNVNKVLNEGMQGSKHLLRNTLSEEDDDFLYLSSPLCEYNLEEIIENKGNPLRPQLTANKRASLTYQLMLGIAELHQLNILHRDLKPRNVLLDHNEKILLGDFGISRQFTHGTTLLTKAMGTLCWTSPENTSNNRCWYKKSSDNQMLACLMYYILSDGHVPFEITVPYTDQPEGVVTNMKKGQYSLKHLGTHDTFQPLLENMLNRDEKLRPTVEDCIAFYEENHLNPDSCTIQYCADTKNQSDPLPDQMDAETVPSGSADTKNQSDPLPDQMDAETVPSGSADTKNQSDPLPDQMDAETVFSGSADTKNQSDPLPDQMDAETVPSGSADTKNLSDPLPDQMDAETVLSAFSFVSSGLKHRSQQNHIQKLADLHGCRYTAMIESTTTHVILIAEKGKCPRTMKYITGIAAGLWIVSYSWVQSSLKAGRLLAEADFEIIGDSLGVHYGPMRARTRREGKPLLSKYSISLLGESSSGPEGDLHESCSFLITNSVLGETNLLLLFVSLGNPFVSTL; from the exons ATGGATGAAAGAGATCATGCAGATAATATTAAACCATTTCAG AACCAACAGCGATGGGCTCTTCAGTTAGAGCAGCTCCTAAACAAAGACTCTGGAGTTTGTGTCAAGTCAATTGGGCGACTTTCTTTCAGCAGGCAGTACAAAATTGCTGAAGGTAGCAATGGCGCACAAATTTTCATTGGACTGGTAGATGAGCAATGGCCTGTAGCAATCAAAAGACTGCACCAGGGCACCCACTCTATGgaacaaaatgttaataaagTGCTTAATGAGGGCATGCAAGGATCAAAGCATTTGCTAAGAAACACACTTTCAGAAGAAGATGATGACTTTCTCTATTTATCTTCACCCCTTTGTGAATATAACTTAGAGGAAATAATTGAAAACAAGGGGAACCCATTAAGACCTCAGCTCACAGCAAACAAAAGAGCATCTCTAACTTATCAACTTATGCTCGGCATTGCAGAATTGCATCAACTGAACATTCTCCACCGGGACTTGAAACCAAGAAATGTTCTCTTAG ATCACAATGAAAAGATACTTCTGGGAGATTTTGGTATTTCTAGACAATTTACCCATGGCACTACCCTTCTTACAAAAGCAATGGGAACTCTCTGCTGGACAAGTCCTGAAAACACCAGCAACAATCGTTGCTGGTACAAGAAGTCATCTGATAACCAG aTGTTGGCATGCCTCATGTATTACATTTTGAGTGATGGACATGTCCCATTCGAAATCACAGTGCCTTACACTGATCAGCCAGAAGGTGTGGTGACAAACATGAAAAAGGGTCAATATAGCCTTAAACATCTTGGAACACATGACACTTTTCAGCCACTATTGGAAAACATGCTTAACAGGGATGAAAAACTGAGGCCCACTGTTGAGGATTGCATAGCATTTTATGAGG aaAATCATCTCAATCCTGATAGTTGCACCATACAATATTgtgcagacaccaaaaatcaaagtgatcctttgccagaccagatggatgcagagactgtccctagtggatctgcagacaccaaaaatcaaagtgatcctttgccagaccagatggatgcagagactgtccctagtggatctgcagacaccaaaaatcaaagtgatcctttgccagaccagatggatgcagagactgtctttagtggatctgcagacaccaaaaatcaaagtgatcctttgccagaccaaatggatgcagagactgtccctagtggatctgcagacacAAAAAATCtaagtgatcctttgccagaccagatggatgcagagactgtccTAAGTGCATTCTCATTTGTGTCAAGTGGCTTAAAGCATCGGTCCCAGCAG AATCATATACAGAAGCTGGCAGACCTCCATGGTTGTAGATATACTGCAATGATAGAGAGTACCACAACCCATGTTATTCTCATTGCTG AAAAGGGGAAATGTCCCAGAACTATGAAGTATATTACAGGCATTGCTGCTGGATTGTGGATAGTGAGCTACTCAT GGGTACAATCTTCCCTCAAAGCTGGCAGGCTTCTTGCAGAAGCAGACTTCGAAATCATTGGTGACTCTTTAGGTGTCCATTATGGCCCTATGAGGGCAAGGACCAGAAGAGAAGGAAAGCCTCTCTTATCCAAATACTCCATCTCCCTGCTTGGGGAATCAAGTAGCGGTCCTGAAGGTGATTTACATGAGAGTTGTTCATTTCTCATTACAAATTCTGTTTTGGGGGAAAccaatttacttttactttttgtaTCATTGGGAAATCCTTTTGTTAGTACATTGTAG
- the LOC139977189 gene encoding uncharacterized protein isoform X1, which yields MAAAKVSINAAKNRKETESDKESGNGDETMDERDHADNIKPFQNQQRWALQLEQLLNKDSGVCVKSIGRLSFSRQYKIAEGSNGAQIFIGLVDEQWPVAIKRLHQGTHSMEQNVNKVLNEGMQGSKHLLRNTLSEEDDDFLYLSSPLCEYNLEEIIENKGNPLRPQLTANKRASLTYQLMLGIAELHQLNILHRDLKPRNVLLDHNEKILLGDFGISRQFTHGTTLLTKAMGTLCWTSPENTSNNRCWYKKSSDNQMLACLMYYILSDGHVPFEITVPYTDQPEGVVTNMKKGQYSLKHLGTHDTFQPLLENMLNRDEKLRPTVEDCIAFYEENHLNPDSCTIQYCADTKNQSDPLPDQMDAETVPSGSADTKNQSDPLPDQMDAETVPSGSADTKNQSDPLPDQMDAETVFSGSADTKNQSDPLPDQMDAETVPSGSADTKNLSDPLPDQMDAETVLSAFSFVSSGLKHRSQQNHIQKLADLHGCRYTAMIESTTTHVILIAEKGKCPRTMKYITGIAAGLWIVSYSWVQSSLKAGRLLAEADFEIIGDSLGVHYGPMRARTRREGKPLLSKYSISLLGESSSGPEGDLHESCSFLITNSVLGETNLLLLFVSLGNPFVSTL from the exons ATGGCTGCAGCAA AGGTTTCCATCAATGCAGCcaagaatagaaaagaaacagAGAGTGACAAAGAATCAGGGAATGGAGATGAAACAATGGATGAAAGAGATCATGCAGATAATATTAAACCATTTCAG AACCAACAGCGATGGGCTCTTCAGTTAGAGCAGCTCCTAAACAAAGACTCTGGAGTTTGTGTCAAGTCAATTGGGCGACTTTCTTTCAGCAGGCAGTACAAAATTGCTGAAGGTAGCAATGGCGCACAAATTTTCATTGGACTGGTAGATGAGCAATGGCCTGTAGCAATCAAAAGACTGCACCAGGGCACCCACTCTATGgaacaaaatgttaataaagTGCTTAATGAGGGCATGCAAGGATCAAAGCATTTGCTAAGAAACACACTTTCAGAAGAAGATGATGACTTTCTCTATTTATCTTCACCCCTTTGTGAATATAACTTAGAGGAAATAATTGAAAACAAGGGGAACCCATTAAGACCTCAGCTCACAGCAAACAAAAGAGCATCTCTAACTTATCAACTTATGCTCGGCATTGCAGAATTGCATCAACTGAACATTCTCCACCGGGACTTGAAACCAAGAAATGTTCTCTTAG ATCACAATGAAAAGATACTTCTGGGAGATTTTGGTATTTCTAGACAATTTACCCATGGCACTACCCTTCTTACAAAAGCAATGGGAACTCTCTGCTGGACAAGTCCTGAAAACACCAGCAACAATCGTTGCTGGTACAAGAAGTCATCTGATAACCAG aTGTTGGCATGCCTCATGTATTACATTTTGAGTGATGGACATGTCCCATTCGAAATCACAGTGCCTTACACTGATCAGCCAGAAGGTGTGGTGACAAACATGAAAAAGGGTCAATATAGCCTTAAACATCTTGGAACACATGACACTTTTCAGCCACTATTGGAAAACATGCTTAACAGGGATGAAAAACTGAGGCCCACTGTTGAGGATTGCATAGCATTTTATGAGG aaAATCATCTCAATCCTGATAGTTGCACCATACAATATTgtgcagacaccaaaaatcaaagtgatcctttgccagaccagatggatgcagagactgtccctagtggatctgcagacaccaaaaatcaaagtgatcctttgccagaccagatggatgcagagactgtccctagtggatctgcagacaccaaaaatcaaagtgatcctttgccagaccagatggatgcagagactgtctttagtggatctgcagacaccaaaaatcaaagtgatcctttgccagaccaaatggatgcagagactgtccctagtggatctgcagacacAAAAAATCtaagtgatcctttgccagaccagatggatgcagagactgtccTAAGTGCATTCTCATTTGTGTCAAGTGGCTTAAAGCATCGGTCCCAGCAG AATCATATACAGAAGCTGGCAGACCTCCATGGTTGTAGATATACTGCAATGATAGAGAGTACCACAACCCATGTTATTCTCATTGCTG AAAAGGGGAAATGTCCCAGAACTATGAAGTATATTACAGGCATTGCTGCTGGATTGTGGATAGTGAGCTACTCAT GGGTACAATCTTCCCTCAAAGCTGGCAGGCTTCTTGCAGAAGCAGACTTCGAAATCATTGGTGACTCTTTAGGTGTCCATTATGGCCCTATGAGGGCAAGGACCAGAAGAGAAGGAAAGCCTCTCTTATCCAAATACTCCATCTCCCTGCTTGGGGAATCAAGTAGCGGTCCTGAAGGTGATTTACATGAGAGTTGTTCATTTCTCATTACAAATTCTGTTTTGGGGGAAAccaatttacttttactttttgtaTCATTGGGAAATCCTTTTGTTAGTACATTGTAG